The following proteins are co-located in the Desulfobacterales bacterium genome:
- a CDS encoding type III pantothenate kinase, protein MLLVIDVGNTNVVLGIFKDDKLLKDWRIRTERNITDDEFYVIASTLFKSSGFELKDIKYTAISSVVPPVMNMLNSFCLKYIGHTPKWVDAKSVDIMPILYSNPSEVGSDRIVNSIAAFNKYKTALIIIDFGTATTFDVVSEKGEYIGGAISPGIMISSEALFQHASKLPRVEIFNPQKNVIGKDTVSSMKSGIIYGYASLVDGMVNRIIKEMEATPKVIATGGLAPLMYKISETIESVESSLCLEGLKIICDYYYKGKP, encoded by the coding sequence ATGTTACTTGTAATAGATGTAGGCAATACCAATGTTGTATTAGGAATTTTCAAAGATGATAAACTTTTAAAAGACTGGCGTATTAGAACTGAACGCAACATTACTGATGACGAATTTTATGTTATTGCATCAACTTTATTTAAAAGCTCTGGTTTTGAGCTAAAAGATATTAAATACACCGCAATATCAAGTGTTGTTCCTCCAGTAATGAATATGCTTAATTCATTCTGCTTAAAATATATTGGTCATACTCCAAAATGGGTTGATGCAAAATCTGTAGATATTATGCCTATATTATACTCTAATCCTTCGGAAGTTGGTTCTGACAGGATTGTAAATTCTATTGCAGCATTCAATAAGTATAAGACAGCTCTTATAATTATTGATTTCGGAACAGCAACAACTTTTGATGTTGTATCTGAAAAAGGCGAATATATAGGAGGCGCTATATCTCCTGGAATTATGATTTCATCTGAAGCACTTTTCCAGCATGCTTCAAAACTTCCAAGAGTTGAAATATTTAACCCTCAAAAAAATGTTATAGGTAAAGACACAGTTTCAAGTATGAAATCAGGTATTATTTACGGATATGCGAGTCTTGTTGACGGAATGGTAAATAGAATTATAAAAGAAATGGAGGCCACTCCTAAAGTAATAGCTACAGGCGGTCTTGCTCCGTTAATGTATAAAATATCGGAAACAATTGAATCAGTTGAATCTTCTTTATGCCTTGAAGGTTTAAAAATTATATGCGATTATTATTATAAAGGAAAGCCATAA